The genomic region GAGGAATAGCTTGAAAAAAGACGATGGAGTGGACGAGGTGCGGGGGTTCTGGGAGATATTCATGGATatggaaagagaagaagagttcAAGGGATGGTATttcaaggaaagaggaagggagtTACTTGAAGCATGGAAGGAGCCACTGGTAGAAGAAGGACAGGACGAACATTCATTAAAGCTATCCGACTTTCTCCCCAAGTTTTACTCCCTCGCTCTCCAAACCCTTTCGACCGAGCTGTCGTATATCCCCCTCGTCTTTATTCCAGAATCAGCACCCTCGATTTTGGCGTCATTCTTCCAATCCACACTCGACTCCCTTGACCCGTCATTCTCAAACCGCCTCGCCGCCGTTGCAGACTATCACGGTCCTGGCGCCCTTCCTGAACTAGTCAAGGCATGGGAAGCAACTGTTGATTTGGGGGCGGGGGTCCAAGGATTGATTAACAAGATTATATTCAACACTCAAGGGGGCTTGCTTAGCGGTGGTGTTGGTGAAGTCGGAGCTGAATCACCCACGACTATCTCAACCTCCCCAGgcatctcatcttcttcacctaACCATCCCATTCCACGCGCAAACTCGCACTCCCAATCTAAACGACATCAGTCCATCTCTCGCAGATTCTCCCGCGCACCCGCtgtctctctttctccttctcctggCAACGTCGATGACGTTTGGGAGACGACCCTATATGAACCGTTCTTGGACTGGCAGTCTTCCTACTCTTCTTTGGAAAGGAGGTATCTGGAAACGGAAGTGGCGGACTTGAAGGCGTCGTGGGAGAAGGCAAGCATGAAGCAGGGTGGGAAGGATGTAGTGAGCGGGATGATATCACATACGACCGAGCTCAAGGATAGGCTTGAGGAGGCGATAGCCCGCTGCAGGGTGTTCACTTTTGGCTTCGGAGCACTCCATCTTATTCATGCGGTGGATACTTGCATCGCCAGATTCTACAACGATGAACGGACCGCCGTCCTCAACAGCGCAAAGTCCGAGAGGGATAGTAACAAGCAGAAGAATAAAGTGGATGAGCTCGATTTGGATGAGTTGGATGAAAACGGTGGGGATTGGAGTGGATGGCAAGTAGGCCTGCATATTCTTGATTCGCTCCAAAAGGTGGCAGAGAAGTTCGTGGTTATGGAAGATGAGCTGAAAGCCGAGTTGGGCGAGTACGGCAAGATGCTTAAGGCCCAAAAGGGAGAGAAATGGGATGGCGAATGGGACGGAAGAAAAGTAACTTTTGGCGCTGTGTCCCTTTTGCAACAGTCCACGCTCAACAATGCCGACTTACACGCTCTCATTGTCTCCACGCCGTCACCCATATTGACCCAATCTaaatcttctcttctcaaatTCATCCGTGAATCCCAAATCCATCTCCAACAGActatccttcttccccttctcacCCAGCTCGACACATACCCTTCTCTCGCAGTATGGACCAAGTCGGATAAACAAACAAAAACAGGAAGCGGAGAACTGTACGTACCACAATTCAGTTTGAGTCCAACGGATGTGATCACCAGGACATCAGAGGGGCTGTTGGATTTGTTGAGGGTGTTCGAGGTGTATGGTGGGGAAAAGGCGTTGGGATGGAGTTTGGGAAGTTTGCCGTTCGTTGACGGGATGGGACACGCTGTCGCTCTTGATTgcctttcctcctccagaAAGGATAAGGAAACCTCTGTATCGACATCCGACCCAATGACAACAGCGACATCGACCTCAGCATCACCCACGCCCATCCGTTCCCCTTCCCCCGCGCCTACACCGGAGACCATCCAAACCACCTGGATATCGTCTCTCACGCTCTCCCTCCTTTCACACTTTACCTCTCACACCTTACCCTCCATCCAGCATCTCTCTCGGGAAGGGCAAGAACAACTAAAAGAAGATTTGGGATACCTGGAGAATGCGGTGAGGGCGTTAGATGTGGAGTGGAGTGAGCTTGGAGAGTGGGGGAGGGTGgtggaaatggaagaagaggagtggaGGGAGAATAGGAGGcgggaaggaggggaaggggttCTGGCCATTGTAGGGAGAATGAGGGGGTGGAACGTCTAAAAGGCTTATTTTCTAGGGGTGGGTAGATTTTTCGTTCCCTATACAACAAGAGAATCGCATTCTAACGGACTGATTTCGATATTTATCCCAACAGCGTCATTAATTCATTTTTTTATAGCTATACAATCATTTTGGATCTTAACAGAGACTATGAACGTCTTCATTATGCATCGGCTTGTCGATAAGCAATGTTTTGTTGGGCGCAGGCAAGTAATCAGTAAAATCCATCTATGACATGTCAGTAATAAGAACGTCGGACCACTTAAAAATGAATTTCTCGGAAGTACACGTTACAAGTCTCTTATGAGTCTCTATAAGCAGCCAAATATCGCCTTTTCCACCAAGAGCAAGATGTGATGAAGATTAATGCGAGGATTTCATGGTTGAGAAAAACAACCGCTTAAAACTCGAAGATTGATTGAACAGACGGAGGAAAACGTCTCCAATGCCGAGACCTCTTCTTGATTCTTTTTTCACGCCGCGAACAAAATCTACGGAGAAATACATGTAGAGAGATAATAAGCGCTCAACTCTTTGAGGCAAAGTGGCCCTTCATAGAGGATaagaaaagagatggtTGGGAAAAGACGGGAGTTATGATTGTACAGTGATCTGACTAGAGTGGGCACGCAATTGGTGCTTGCGAATGTGTACGACTTTGTGCTCTGCCCATGAAAAGTCCGAATTACACGCTCGTGCCATTGTTGGTATTGATCGCTCCTTTCTGAATGAACTGTCAGTCGCCAGATCTGATCTAAAAACCGCTGACCGATAGAATGATATCTGAACAACATGTACTATTGCCGAACAAAAATTTCGAGTCGGTATGATCTGCCAGGTGATGCAGCCGACGGAAACCAGTTCTATAAACAGCCCTAGGGGCGTTCTTCTTGGTAAGGGTAAAGAAACGCATGGCGATTGGGTCAAGTGTTACGTTCTTCAGTTCCAAAACgaagatgttgatgaaAGAAGGTTTCATTAAGATGTGCAATGATTAAAGATAATCGACGGATCACCCAAATTAATTCCAGATGCAGAATACGCATGTTTCTGCTGTGATGAAAGAGCTCGTACATAGCACAAGTAATATAAATTTTCGATATGATCATAAACACATGCTTACCACTCCTCGCTACCTATGTTGTACCACGCAGCTGAAAGACACGGGGAACACATGGGGACGGGGGTGAATGTATGTGATAGCTGAACACGCAACCACGAGCTGCACAACTGCTTACGACACCCATTGCATAAACATCATCGACGGGGAATCACGGCGTAAGAATTTGTTTGGCATTCATTTCGCAAAGCTCTGAAGTTCTGAGCCTTCGGGGGCAAAACAATCGATTATCAAATTTAACTATCTATGTATCATTTTTGGAGCCTTGGTTCACATAGCTGGGGACGTCGGTAGGATGCCGCGATTACGACGCTGTCGGGATCGGCAGGGAGGCGTAAATGATGGGATGATAGTTCCTGTTCATTTATTTTTCGCCTTAAAAAGCGAAGGCAAGAGAGTGGACAAGAGATTCATGGTGGATTAGAATGAGCAACGATACGTAGCGCAGCCGAGGCAATTAAAGACTGATATACGTCTTCGATGCTTTACTTCTCATCATAACGACGACTCGCCTCGTTTACTTCAGAGATTTCACCCTTGACTTTCCGAGGGGCTTGCTTTCTCTGAATGAATTCGTTCTCTTCTTGTCGGGCCAGCCGCGAGAGACTCGAACATAAtaaggaagagggaagaggataaTAGATGTGTAAATGAAGATGCCAGTCAAACCGAAATTTGGGCTTTAATATGCAATGAAAGACAAGATCTTCAGCGCCACCGGCAAGGGCAACAACGCGATCATGTACCGCACTTGCTCGTTGTAGGgctttctttctcttcttgtgCAATTTGATGTCGCTGCCTGTTGCCTCGCTGGCTCAAGTGTTGCATTACTTACCGCTCATTGGAGGAACGAACGAGCCCTGAATTTCTGACGTGCTTTTTCGGGCATCGAACGCTCCTCATCGCAGAACAAGCATAGGGAATCCCCTTGTTATGGAACGAAGACGTCTACTTGTTAGACATATGCAATTTGTATGAAtattctcttcttctcccaaaATAAGCCTCAGCTGTGCATTGCATCGGTGTTCTGGTAACTCATTGCTTACTGCGTAAAGCATGAGCGTCAAACATTACTTCGTACGGCGCCTACTGGCGGACCCcagaaggaaaggataGGAACAAGTCAGGGAACGGTCTCGCTGTCCCACCCAAGGCTGATTGGCGCGCGATGCCGCTATCATTATCATATCATCACGCCATTTTGCTTCATGACGCGCAACACGCAAGAGTTGTACCGACATTTATCTGGAATGCCTCCGGTCCCTGGCCCGCAAAGACCATGCAATACATGCAAAAATGCTGGTCTGACGTCAGGTTACGCATAAAGAGTTTTTTAATCCCCCCTTCTGCCAGTACGTAGCCTTTTCGCTGTACTGCCGATGGCCATTCCCCGTTACAGCCCTTTATTAACTCCTTGAAAGGATTCTCGACATGTATTTTGCCTCTCTCATTCCTCTCAAACGGCAATTCTCTTTCACCGCACTCATTCATCTATCActcccttcccttttccaGAACGACCCGGTACTTGAGCAACAGTGCTTTCCCCGTATCGTGCGTTCATTATCTTATCACAACACCACTCGGCGTTTCCACCTAAGCTGACACACCCTGCAATTGCAACACAGAACAATGTCGAATCAAGATTACTCCTATGttgaaaagaaggaaggattAGAAATTTACTCTGAAGATGATGCTTCCGACCCCTTCCTCGTTCTCgctcaagaagaagaatccCACGACATTAAGTACCGAACATTAAGTTGGCAAAAGGCTGCTGTCCTCCTTTTCGGCGAGTATGTCTGTTTGGCCATCCTTGCCCTTTCCTGGAGTTGGAGTGTTCTTGGATGGGTGAGTCTCTATTCTCCATTGACTATTTCATCGAAGCCAGCAAAAAAGCTTATCATCCTCTTATATTAGGTATGTGGTGCATTTATCACGTTTGGCTTGGGTCTTGTCACTTGGTGTAAGCATCTTTCACCCAGCTCGATCCACCAGTTCTTTCCCCGCTGACAAACTGATCTACAGACACAAGTTATGTGCTTTGGCAATTTTGCATGAGACATCCTGAGGCTCGAGATATCTGTGACATCGCTGCCATTCTTTTCGTAAGTGCAGTGTTTTGTCTTCGCCGCTCGGTTGCTGTGCGGACTATCCCGCTGACTTCAATCGGCTAGCCTCGAATACCTAAAGTTGCTTTTGAAGTTACTGGAATCATGCTCCTGCTTAACAATATCTTCCTTGGTAAATATAATCGCTTGGTTTGGTGACATGAGTGTGGGCATTCTCTAACATCTCACAGTCGGGTTCCACGTTTTCACCGGAGCAAAGAGTGAGTTGATTTTGCCTTCTCGTTTGATAGCGCCCTCTAATTTCTTACCTCAGTCTTCAATACTCTCAGTAACCATGGTGCTTGTACGGTCATCTTCCAAGCTGTTACTGCAATCATTGGTAGTGAGTGTATTTTGACAAACATGGCGAAATTTAACTAAGCGTATCCATTCAGTTTTCTGTTCTCTCCCCCGAACTCTCCAACATGTCTCTTCCTTGTCCATCATTTCAGCCATTGCGATGTTCATCGCCATCGTCCTGTCCTTGATCTACGCTGGTATCGAGGATGCACCTTTGGGCGCTATCGAACCTGTCCGTACTTCAATCGGTTTACCTGATGGTGGTCCAGGTTTCGTTGACGGTCTCAACGCCGTCTTGAAGTGAGTCATCCGTCTTGTCTCGCGCAGACGCCCTTGCCAGACACTGACAACTATACAGCATCACTTTCCTTTGGATTGGCCAGATTCTCTATCCTTCTTTTATCGCCGAGATGAGGCGACCCCAAGATTTCCCCAAGGCCCTCGCTACATTGACCATTGCCGAGCTCATTCTTTTCACCGTCACTGCTGCTGTCGGCTACCACTACTCCGGCCAATATTCTACAGCTCCTATTATCGGATCTCTCTCTGAACCTTGGGCTAGGAAGTCTGCTTTCGCGTTCGTGCTTGTCCCAACTGTCTTCATTGGCGCCCTCTACGCCAATATCGCTGCTAAGTTTGTCTTCAAGCGTGTTTTAGGCAAGACTACGCACATGCACTCTCACAGTATTGTTGGGTGGGGTACGTGGATCGGACTCGTCACCCTCATCTGGGGCATTGCCTTCATTCTTGGAAAGTGAGTAGTTTTTCACATTTCTGCGCCGTATCATATCTTGTGCTGACTATGCCTCCCTATAGTGTCATTCCAAGTATGGGTTCTTTCCTTAGTATCATGTCTTCCGCTTTCGATTCTTTCTTCGGCTTCATATTCTGGGCCATCGCGTTCTGGCATATCAACGAGGGTCGTCTTTTTGCCAATGCTAAGATGACAACACTTACTGTTATTAACATCTtaatcttcatccttggACTATTCATGCTCGGTCCTGGGTTGTACACTAGTGTTCAGGAAATTGTCTACGAATAGTAAGTCATTTGGAAGTGCTTTTTGAGAAGAGTTGAAACTGACAATTGTATCAGTGCTGGGAGTGTTCGATCACCTTTCTCTTGTGCTTCAAATGCTTAAAAGTGTTTAGTTGGCTTTCCTCTCCATATGTTTAGTGCTTCGCATGTGTTACTTTTTCCGTCGTCGCTGTATTTTTTTTGAACTGAATATCAATAATTTATACATGGTGGTTTTCTTTTGGGAATGTATCGGTCTCAATGTTGGCTTGCTTATGATTTGTCGGTCGCAAGCAGGTGTAGATTGATGATCCTACAAAGCAAGATATCACTTCGACAAGGGAACTTGTTTGATTTGTTTTTGCCTAAAAGCGTCTCTTCATTTTTTCTGTCTTTCATTTGCAGGTAATTTGGGCTGTCATCTGTTTACGTTTTGTCAACAGTCGGGCCAAGAAGTAAGTGGATCAGCTGCTTCACGACTGTTGTTCTGCTGATCTTCTTACAAACCCTACAAATCACGGGGCTGCTAGTTGCTTCCCCTTTCTAAGTGTTTCACCGTCCTTTTTTTCTATCACCTTGCGCAGTAGAGAGAGGACTCCATCATACCATCTTAACAATACAATATGCGCGTTGAATATATACTCCAGTCAATGTCACTCCTGTCCTCTGCGTGGAACAAACGAAGAAAACTTACCGAAGAAAATCACGCTAGATAATAGAGCGGCCATAGCCGGACCCTGTCGGGCACATCCGCGACAGCCTCACCCcatggaggaaggaggatgcTTTCTTCGTCACTTGCCAATTAACTTGTCGGTAGCCGGACCGAATTTGCTTAGCCTTGCCGAACCAGTAGAACTCCGGCCGTATACCCCCATAGAGTACATATAACAATCAGTTGACGGTTTTTAGTCACTATGAGTACCCATCTCGGAGCGTACAACAAACCTTCCCCCACCCATAATGTCTGACGGCGCTTGCGAAGGCTGCACTTGCGGCCGCGCTGAACAACTTCAGCAAGAGGGCGATATCCCAATCAACCGTCCTGAAAGGTCTTTCACTGCTCCTGCGGATGGCGCACCTTATGAAGGTGTTGAGCCTGCGGTCCCGCTTCGTTCCAAGAAATGGTTTAATGATCCCTCAGATCCAGGTGAGTAGCCTGGGCATTGGTGACATGACGAAACTGACAGCCACTTAGCAATGTCTGCCCTTTACCTCGAACGTTACATGAACTATGGTATCACCCTTGACGAACTTCGACCTAAGAACCGACCCATCATCGGTATCGCTCAAACTGGGTCAGATTTGTCTCCTTGTAACCGTGGGCATATGGAGCTGGCGAAGCGAGTCCGAGATGGTATTATTGCGAACGGCGGTACCCCCTTCGAATTCCCTTGTCACCCCATACAAGAGACCGGGAAACGACCTACAGCAAGCTTGGATCGAAACCTGTCATATCTGTCTCTCGTTGAGGTGCTTTTTGGGTATCCCATCGATGGTGTGGTCTTGCTCACTGGCTGCGATAAGACGTAAGTACAGGTAGATTAAGTACGAGACTGACAGTTTGTTAGTACTCCGGCTTTGCTCATGGCTGCCGCTACCGTTAACATACCTGCTATCTGCATGGTAAGTCTTCTCATGTCGTGTTTCGAAAAGAATCATTGCTGATAAATGTATTAGAACGTTGGGCCTATGCTTAATGGTATGCCTAATGATACCTTTTGACATTCTGCAGCTGACCTTTCTAGGTTATCGAGGGCACAAACTTATTGGATCAGGCGGTGTCATGTGGGATAGTCGTGCGGAGTATGCTGCTGGGAAGATCAGTGAAGGCCAGTTCGTGCAGCAGGTTTCACTTTCTGCCCCCAGGTAAGCACACGCCgccctccttttcctccagACACTAAACTGAATGAATAGTGTCGGCCACTGCAATACTGTCGTATGTGCTCTCCAAGCTTCCTTTTAGCTGTGACTAATCTGTTGTAGGGAACTGCGACTACTATGAACTGCATGGCAGAAGCCCTTGGTATGGCTCTTCCAGGTAGCGCCACTATCCCGGCCGTTTATCGTGAACGAGGCGCGTGCGCCTATGCTACCGGCATGCGTATTGTTGATTTGGTACGAGAAGATATCAAGCCGTCTGATGTTCTCACCAAGGAGGCTTTCGAAAACGCTATCGCTGCCAACACTGCTCTTGGCGGTTCAACAAACGCTCCTATACATCTCAACGCTGTCGCGAAGCATATTGGAGTAGATCTTACAGGAGATGATTGGGAGAGGGTCGGATATCACTTGCCATTGCTAGTGAATGTGCAACCTGCTGGAGAATGGCTTATGGAGGAGTATCACAGAGCTGGTGGTCTCCCTTGTAAGTCGACAAATCACAGTATGTACATATCATAGCTGACAAACAACAGCTGTCATCGCCGAGCTCATCAAGCACAACAAGCTCCCCCACCCCGATGCTTTAACCATTACCGGCAAATCTATCAAAGAGAACTGTGAAGGAGACTTTTCCCGCGATCGACGAGtcattcttcctttcgACAAGCCTCTGAGAGAGAACGCAGGTTTCCTCCACCTCAAAGGTACCCTATTCGACAGCGCCATCATGAAGACCTCTGTCATTTCTGATGCTTTCCGTGAACAATACCTTTCCAACACAGATGACCCCATGGCGTTCGAGGGACCTGTTGCTGTTTTTGATGGTCCTGAAGACTACCACCACCGTATCGAACATTCACCTCAGATCGATGCTGGAACTATTTTGATCATGAGAGGTGCTGGCCCTCAAGGATACCCTGGTGCAGCTGAAGTCGTCAATATGATTCCACCCGGAAGATTGATCAACCAAGGGATTGAGTTACCCTGTATTGGTGATGGTCGACAAAGCGGCACAAGTGGGTCCCCAAGTATCCTGAATGCCTCCCCTGAAGCCGCGACCGGTGGCATGCTAGCATATCTCAAGGATGGTGATCGTCTCAGAATCGACTTGTTAAAACGCACAGCTAACGTGCTATTATCGACTGAAGAGATCGAGgtcaggaagaaggagatgggtCCCTACAAGGTACCGAAGAGTCAAACGCCTTGGCAGGAGATCTTCAGAGAGACGGCGAGTGAGTTGAGTGAGGGTATGGTGATCAAGAGCGCGGTCAAGTATCAGAGACTCGCTCAGACGGCAGGTGTCCCGAGGCAAAATCATTAGTTGTATCGTGTAATCGTATGCAGTGCACATATCTTGGCAGAATCTGGACTCGAGAGGATGATTTACAGAAATCAGCATAGCCTTCTCGGCCGGTTCTGCACGACCATGAGCGTGGTGTGGAGTTCCGTATGTTTCTAATTGTCGATAATCATTCCTCTCCAATTTTTTAGCTCCGTATGCAGGATGATGTGGTCAGCCATCTCCTCCGACCAAAATTGAGCGAGAAGTCAATTCCAATGAAATGATTGCTTCTATTTTAACGCGTTTTACAATTCGCATTCACCGCTTTTTATAGGATGTTGTTGGCTTGTCTGATGACCAAATTACGCGCGTACAGGGCTCGAATGGTGGTGGCGCGCGTGATGTTGGTTCCTGCGGTCATTTCGCTTCACCGAAACTCGCTGGATACAACTGCCACTCGATCTGCTGACAACGTCACTTGCAGCTTGTAAATCAGTCTAGACTCATTGATTTCCTCTTGGTTAAGCAATCTGGTGACTCTTGACCCACATTGAGTTTGGATTCTCAG from Cryptococcus decagattii chromosome 6, complete sequence harbors:
- a CDS encoding dihydroxy-acid dehydratase produces the protein MSDGACEGCTCGRAEQLQQEGDIPINRPERSFTAPADGAPYEGVEPAVPLRSKKWFNDPSDPAMSALYLERYMNYGITLDELRPKNRPIIGIAQTGSDLSPCNRGHMELAKRVRDGIIANGGTPFEFPCHPIQETGKRPTASLDRNLSYLSLVEVLFGYPIDGVVLLTGCDKTTPALLMAAATVNIPAICMNVGPMLNGYRGHKLIGSGGVMWDSRAEYAAGKISEGQFVQQVSLSAPSVGHCNTVGTATTMNCMAEALGMALPGSATIPAVYRERGACAYATGMRIVDLVREDIKPSDVLTKEAFENAIAANTALGGSTNAPIHLNAVAKHIGVDLTGDDWERVGYHLPLLVNVQPAGEWLMEEYHRAGGLPSVIAELIKHNKLPHPDALTITGKSIKENCEGDFSRDRRVILPFDKPLRENAGFLHLKGTLFDSAIMKTSVISDAFREQYLSNTDDPMAFEGPVAVFDGPEDYHHRIEHSPQIDAGTILIMRGAGPQGYPGAAEVVNMIPPGRLINQGIELPCIGDGRQSGTSGSPSILNASPEAATGGMLAYLKDGDRLRIDLLKRTANVLLSTEEIEVRKKEMGPYKVPKSQTPWQEIFRETASELSEGMVIKSAVKYQRLAQTAGVPRQNH